From the genome of Candidatus Hadarchaeales archaeon, one region includes:
- a CDS encoding DUF434 domain-containing protein gives MEKLVEAARDLRYLLDRGYRRESAVTFVANHFRLNEWERHLLARCVFSKEEARKHREKIVGIREVRKRWLAVDGYNVLITVEAILRGEPVIMCEDGIVRDLRGVFGKYRFGEKSAEAVDEIVKAISKTKPKRVTVLFDAQVSRSGELARFVKERLEESGIRGEARAEKGVDSKVARAEVTASSDRVVIEKARMIWDIPAYILRRRKEKVLKI, from the coding sequence ATGGAGAAGCTGGTCGAAGCTGCCAGGGATTTGAGATATCTGCTTGACAGGGGCTACCGGAGAGAATCCGCGGTCACGTTTGTAGCAAATCATTTCAGGTTAAATGAATGGGAAAGACACCTTTTGGCTAGGTGTGTTTTTTCCAAGGAGGAGGCGAGGAAACATAGGGAGAAGATCGTCGGGATCAGGGAAGTAAGGAAAAGATGGCTAGCTGTCGATGGATACAATGTGCTAATAACAGTAGAAGCTATTCTGAGAGGTGAACCTGTGATAATGTGTGAGGATGGAATTGTTAGAGATCTCAGAGGGGTTTTCGGAAAGTATCGATTTGGTGAGAAGAGTGCAGAAGCAGTGGATGAAATCGTCAAAGCGATTTCAAAAACTAAACCTAAGAGGGTAACCGTACTCTTTGACGCCCAAGTGAGCAGAAGTGGTGAGTTAGCACGTTTCGTGAAAGAAAGGCTGGAAGAAAGTGGAATTCGTGGAGAGGCTAGAGCGGAGAAAGGGGTCGACAGTAAAGTGGCGAGAGCAGAGGTTACAGCGAGCAGCGATCGTGTGGTCATCGAAAAGGCAAGGATGATTTGGGATATTCCGGCTTACATCTTGCGCAGAAGAAAAGAAAAAGTTTTAAAAATTTGA
- the leuS gene encoding leucine--tRNA ligase: MRDFREICEEWQKIWEERKIFEAEPDERPKFYLTVAYPYVSGPMHIGHGRTYTVPDVIARYKRMRGYNVLFPMAYHFTGTPIVGAARRVARRDPTLVRVLTERYGVPREMLPKFENPEFYGNFFAKESEMSYRKGMEKLGYSIDWRREFRTIDPHYKKFVTWQYHKLWDAGLIVKGRHPVRWCTNCGNPVTDHDLLEGEGVEVLEFTIIKYRMGDLVFPAATLRPETLFGLTNIWLNPNSEYVVVSVDDEKWVVSKQAVDKLRMQGYRVGELEPFEIKFGALVEVPITKKKVPILPATFVDPDNVTGVVGSVPAHAPYDYVALENLKSSDLSRWGIGKDLVEKLSPIGLIEVEGYGEFPAVDVVRKMGISDQTDPRLEEATKEVYRAEFLKGTMRSWIPKYGGMKVSEAKVAVKEDLIKSGDGAIMYEFAEKPVTCRCGTGVTIKIVEDQWFIDYGREDWKKMARKCLSMMHLVPPETRTQFEYTIEWLKEWPCTRKIGMGTPAPWDPSWIIESLSDSTIYMAYYTISHILKTIDAEKLNDEVFDYVFYGKGDITEIARKSGIEREKLEKMRKEFTYWYPLDYRMSADELIPNHLTFHIFHHALLFPDACPRGIVSFGMVILEGQKMSSSKGNIVAISEAVKEFGADTVRLHLLAVAEPWQDLDWRSEEVKATHSNLRRFASLVDEILSIPVEDGETGRAEQWILSRMNFHLGETTAALEAFETRKAAQHAFYMMMQDVRRYLERSTSSAKGKVLRDVLDVWIRMLAPFIPHVCEEIWKMMGKDGFVSLANWPSVEVRNLEVEFAEAFVDEIVEDISEIKKVIGKETPDIVCIYVAEEWKWKVCRMALEQMKKGKIDFDALLTEARRFAEDMTEKELAKILQTMIAEVRKASPEEIEAIRKGVNEFDILSDAIRYIAGQVGAREVRVFRESDEEKYDPAGRAKRSLPLRPAVYVE, translated from the coding sequence CACTTCACAGGGACTCCAATTGTGGGGGCTGCGAGGAGAGTTGCAAGGAGAGACCCAACACTCGTGAGGGTCCTGACCGAGAGATATGGGGTGCCAAGGGAAATGCTTCCAAAGTTTGAAAATCCGGAGTTCTACGGGAACTTCTTCGCGAAGGAGAGTGAAATGAGTTACAGAAAAGGTATGGAGAAGCTTGGGTATTCGATTGATTGGAGGAGAGAATTCAGAACGATAGATCCGCACTACAAGAAGTTTGTGACGTGGCAGTACCACAAACTCTGGGATGCCGGACTGATTGTGAAGGGCAGACATCCTGTTAGATGGTGTACGAACTGCGGAAACCCCGTTACAGATCATGACCTGCTAGAGGGAGAAGGTGTGGAGGTGCTAGAGTTCACGATCATAAAGTACAGAATGGGAGACCTAGTTTTCCCAGCTGCAACACTCAGACCTGAGACTCTTTTTGGGTTGACAAACATTTGGCTGAATCCAAACAGCGAATATGTGGTGGTTTCCGTTGATGATGAGAAGTGGGTGGTAAGTAAACAAGCCGTCGATAAGCTGAGGATGCAGGGATACAGAGTAGGGGAGCTAGAACCATTCGAGATCAAATTCGGGGCTCTGGTAGAAGTGCCTATCACAAAGAAAAAAGTGCCGATACTACCAGCAACGTTCGTTGATCCGGATAACGTCACAGGAGTGGTCGGGTCCGTTCCTGCACATGCGCCTTACGATTACGTTGCCTTGGAAAACTTGAAATCATCCGATCTCTCGAGATGGGGTATCGGCAAAGACTTGGTTGAGAAGCTTTCACCAATTGGTCTGATTGAGGTGGAGGGTTATGGGGAGTTTCCGGCTGTCGATGTCGTGCGAAAAATGGGAATCTCGGATCAAACTGACCCAAGACTGGAGGAGGCTACGAAGGAGGTCTACCGAGCGGAATTTCTTAAGGGAACTATGAGAAGCTGGATTCCAAAATACGGAGGGATGAAGGTCTCAGAGGCCAAAGTCGCGGTCAAAGAGGATTTGATAAAGTCTGGAGATGGAGCGATTATGTATGAATTCGCGGAGAAGCCCGTCACCTGCAGATGTGGAACCGGAGTCACCATAAAAATCGTTGAAGATCAGTGGTTCATTGATTATGGGCGAGAAGATTGGAAAAAAATGGCGAGGAAATGTCTCTCCATGATGCATCTCGTCCCGCCGGAGACGAGAACACAGTTTGAATATACGATTGAGTGGCTGAAGGAGTGGCCTTGCACTAGGAAGATTGGAATGGGAACTCCGGCCCCGTGGGATCCTAGCTGGATAATAGAATCCCTGAGTGATTCAACGATATATATGGCATATTACACAATCTCACACATACTCAAAACAATAGATGCAGAGAAACTCAATGATGAGGTTTTTGACTACGTATTTTACGGAAAAGGTGACATAACGGAAATCGCAAGAAAGAGCGGGATTGAAAGGGAAAAGTTAGAGAAGATGAGGAAGGAGTTTACATACTGGTATCCTCTCGACTACAGAATGTCGGCAGATGAGCTTATACCAAACCATCTTACCTTTCACATATTTCACCACGCACTGCTCTTCCCCGATGCTTGTCCGAGAGGAATCGTAAGCTTTGGAATGGTTATACTCGAGGGTCAGAAAATGTCTTCTTCTAAGGGGAACATAGTGGCGATATCTGAGGCCGTGAAGGAATTCGGAGCGGACACTGTGAGACTTCACCTGCTGGCGGTGGCGGAGCCTTGGCAGGATTTAGACTGGAGAAGCGAAGAGGTGAAGGCGACACATTCTAATCTCAGAAGATTTGCGTCACTTGTAGATGAGATTCTTTCAATCCCTGTGGAGGATGGAGAAACCGGACGAGCAGAGCAATGGATTTTGAGCAGGATGAACTTCCATCTTGGAGAAACGACTGCCGCACTTGAGGCTTTTGAAACGAGGAAAGCCGCACAGCATGCGTTTTACATGATGATGCAGGATGTGAGAAGATATCTGGAAAGATCTACAAGTTCTGCTAAGGGCAAGGTGCTTAGGGATGTTCTGGATGTCTGGATTAGAATGCTCGCACCATTCATTCCGCACGTCTGTGAGGAGATATGGAAAATGATGGGTAAGGATGGGTTTGTCTCTCTTGCAAATTGGCCGAGTGTGGAAGTGAGAAACCTTGAGGTTGAGTTTGCCGAAGCTTTCGTTGACGAGATCGTTGAGGACATCTCAGAGATCAAGAAAGTCATCGGAAAAGAAACGCCGGATATCGTTTGCATTTACGTAGCGGAGGAATGGAAATGGAAAGTCTGCAGGATGGCTCTAGAACAGATGAAAAAAGGGAAGATAGACTTTGACGCTCTTCTGACAGAGGCGAGGAGATTTGCAGAAGATATGACCGAAAAAGAGCTGGCGAAGATTTTGCAGACGATGATCGCAGAGGTGAGAAAGGCTTCTCCAGAAGAGATAGAAGCTATTAGGAAAGGAGTTAACGAATTTGATATCCTGAGTGATGCCATCAGATACATCGCGGGTCAGGTCGGAGCAAGAGAAGTTCGTGTTTTCAGGGAAAGCGATGAGGAGAAGTATGATCCAGCCGGGAGGGCGAAGAGGAGTCTGCCCCTGAGACCGGCTGTATACGTGGAGTAA